One Pectobacterium polaris DNA window includes the following coding sequences:
- a CDS encoding DegT/DnrJ/EryC1/StrS family aminotransferase, which produces MKSPVYVTSPLLPPLDEFTPYLEEIWQNKYLTNNGAFHQQLEKELAQYLGVEYLSLFSNGTLALLTALQTLRITGEVITTPYSFVATSHSLLWNGLKPVFVDIDPVTCNLDPDKIEEAITPATSAILPVHCYGIPANVERIQQVADNYGLRVIYDAAHAFGVKKEGSSVLNHGDLSILSFHATKVFNTIEGGAIICRDAKTKKRIDYLKNFGFADELTVVAPGINGKMNEVQAAFGLLQLKHIDHALAKRRSIYQRYRSALQNIPGLRLIEVPENIDWNQAYCPLFIEKTFPCTRDELYDLMKGAGIFARRYFYPLISAFSMYRGLDSAAESNLLNANKVADAVLCLPIHAELNEEDQDRVIAIILAQVEQVQPPVGIASMGTGS; this is translated from the coding sequence ATGAAAAGTCCAGTATATGTAACAAGCCCATTGCTTCCACCGTTAGATGAGTTCACGCCATATTTGGAAGAAATTTGGCAGAACAAATATTTGACAAACAACGGTGCATTCCATCAACAATTGGAAAAGGAACTGGCGCAATATCTGGGTGTTGAATACCTGAGCCTATTTAGTAATGGCACATTGGCACTGCTTACTGCTCTTCAAACACTACGAATCACTGGTGAAGTCATTACAACGCCTTATTCCTTTGTTGCAACGTCTCATAGTCTGTTGTGGAATGGTTTAAAACCGGTATTTGTCGATATCGATCCTGTTACCTGTAACCTTGACCCAGATAAAATTGAAGAAGCGATCACTCCTGCTACCTCTGCTATTTTACCTGTGCATTGTTATGGTATCCCCGCTAACGTCGAGCGTATTCAGCAAGTGGCTGATAACTATGGATTACGTGTAATCTATGATGCTGCCCATGCTTTTGGCGTTAAAAAAGAAGGGAGTAGTGTTTTAAACCATGGCGATTTGTCTATCCTCAGTTTCCATGCAACGAAAGTATTTAATACCATCGAAGGGGGCGCAATTATTTGCCGTGATGCTAAAACCAAGAAACGTATTGATTATCTAAAGAATTTTGGTTTTGCTGATGAGCTAACCGTCGTAGCTCCTGGTATCAATGGTAAGATGAATGAAGTACAGGCCGCCTTTGGCTTGTTGCAGTTAAAACATATTGACCATGCGTTGGCAAAACGACGCAGTATTTATCAACGTTATCGTTCTGCATTACAAAACATTCCAGGCCTACGGTTGATCGAAGTACCTGAAAATATTGATTGGAATCAGGCGTACTGCCCTCTGTTTATTGAGAAAACCTTCCCATGTACGCGTGATGAGCTTTATGATCTGATGAAGGGCGCGGGAATTTTCGCTCGCCGTTATTTTTATCCGCTCATTAGTGCGTTTTCTATGTATCGTGGATTAGACAGTGCTGCTGAGTCTAACTTACTGAATGCTAATAAAGTTGCTGATGCAGTACTTTGCCTACCTATCCATGCTGAACTGAATGAAGAAGATCAAGATAGGGTTATTGCAATTATCCTTGCACAAGTGGAACAGGTACAGCCGCCTGTGGGTATTGCTTCAATGGGAACTGGATCATGA